A single region of the Emticicia oligotrophica DSM 17448 genome encodes:
- a CDS encoding PAS domain S-box protein has protein sequence MSQTITNNIFNAFPLPSLLISVDSSFTIQNVNDAFLRETNKTEKELIGKQLHTYFTENKLDFTTLEQSLHQVITTKQTQTILAKTISEQAIELENIPILDEHKEIKLIIQSYKFINRTNQENGKNELELLKKYTKESLIEINNKQKELEAHFNALIENTPDLIYSIDLNFNLITFNSALSNLMFALKGVNLEPGMNILKHFSEVKREKYTHLLKKIIKQGRYVFEDEFMFNNEMLVFNVAVNPIFNEKKRLIGVTILSKNITQQKQLKKKEEEQRAEYRALVDNMSDVVYSLDMDLNLITFNKAMVEASMSLIGQTPHKGMSLIENFAIEKSVCLRENLAKASEGKRITFLCEEALKDELQIYEVTIYPIFNDDAIQTGFLVHSKIVTEKVKAERAQEKILHTLNNIMSLSLDVICTIDNKGIFTNVNAAAYNLLGYHPEELIGKSCFDFIYPEDLPKSIEMVNKLDSINNTCILENRYVHKDGRVIDVLGSIRKENEEGVLYCTAKDITEKKANETRLNDSLNRYKYLFENNPAPMFIFDFKTLQLIDCNIEALYLYGYEREEFLRLTLKDIRPAEELPFLKEKTSSEEAFGKILRTKVKHLKKSGEIMVVETVGHLAELQGNKVVLVQINDVTKREKALQELKDKEAKLRTATVIAKLAYWQLNIDRQFSTSEEIFNVLGLQETSPLNYDSWLKLIHEDDKKIYLEAENAVFIDKNEIDIQIRITPKTEVIKWVHIKGKAVKDSHENIIFLEGTLQDISEQKKAQIALNERNFFIETAFQNLPIGIAVSNMDTGKNTLMNKQFEEIYGWPKEEMSDTPEFFGKIYGDVKLGAEAFEQFVEDAKGGRTSWEDIQITTKSGEKRIIRAKNIPIYEQNFLIKTVVDDTERVKAKNNLILSNERYNLVTQATSDAIWDWDLVSNSFFRGGSFEKIFGHSESNLSSIDSWSVYLHPDDANRVLNGIHAAIESDAINWKDEYCYQKADGKYAYVLDKGFILRDNTGKAIRMVGAMQDITERNEREQQLKLFESVVINSNDAILITEPEPFDEPGPKIMYANKAFTKMTGYEVEEIIGNTPSILQGPKTDAKELAKLSQALQKWESCEGTSINYKKNGEEFWVNFTLTPVANEKGWFTHWIAIARDITEKVNYERDLIEANNKVITTLESIRDGFYSMDKNWVVTYWNKEMEVLTEVNRTDIIGKNLWEYFPDLVETRFYFEYKRAVDENVVVRFEEYLTISEQWFEANAFPSENGLTVFIRDITERKLNEQKIKSERKLLRTLIDNLPDSIYFKDTNARKVISNKVDLRLQGVSSEEEVLSKTDTEIYPYKPSCLGYEQDLEVLNSGKALIDYEDSFISNEGQLSWYLTSKVPVYDDNKNIMGLLGIGRDITERKLAEQKLEAVNNELQKKVQQLVISNAELEQFAYVASHDLQEPLRMITSFLSQIERKYKDVIDEKGKQYIYFAVDGAKRMRQIILDLLEFSRVGRMEDKQELVNLNDLVNDILILYRKQIQEKKAIIHLDTLPTVKASKSSMRQVFQNLISNSLKYVSTEERVVPQIKITVESVNNEWMIAIKDNGIGIDSQYFDKIFIIFQRLHNKNDYSGTGIGLAITKKIIENLGGRIWLESEPNKGSTFYFTIPKQEIH, from the coding sequence GAAAATACACCAGACCTCATTTATTCAATTGATTTGAATTTTAATCTGATTACCTTTAACTCTGCTTTATCCAATCTGATGTTTGCTTTAAAAGGGGTAAACTTAGAACCTGGTATGAATATTCTAAAACATTTTAGCGAGGTTAAAAGGGAGAAATACACACATCTTTTAAAAAAAATAATCAAACAGGGAAGGTACGTTTTTGAAGATGAATTTATGTTCAACAACGAAATGCTCGTGTTCAATGTAGCTGTTAACCCCATTTTCAATGAAAAAAAACGATTGATAGGTGTTACAATTTTATCAAAAAATATCACTCAGCAAAAGCAACTTAAAAAGAAAGAAGAAGAACAGCGAGCAGAATACAGAGCCTTAGTTGATAACATGTCTGATGTTGTATATTCATTGGATATGGATTTAAACCTAATCACGTTCAATAAGGCAATGGTTGAAGCTTCCATGTCACTAATCGGTCAGACTCCACATAAAGGAATGAGCTTGATTGAAAATTTTGCCATTGAAAAAAGTGTATGCCTACGGGAAAACCTTGCAAAAGCATCGGAGGGAAAAAGAATAACATTTTTGTGCGAAGAAGCATTAAAAGATGAGTTACAAATTTATGAGGTAACCATCTATCCAATTTTTAATGATGATGCCATACAAACAGGTTTTTTGGTTCATTCAAAAATCGTTACTGAAAAAGTTAAAGCCGAAAGAGCCCAAGAGAAAATACTCCACACGCTCAATAATATCATGTCTTTATCCTTAGATGTCATTTGCACCATTGACAATAAGGGTATATTTACCAATGTCAACGCCGCAGCATATAACCTATTAGGCTATCACCCAGAAGAACTTATCGGAAAATCTTGCTTTGATTTTATTTATCCAGAAGATTTACCCAAGTCAATAGAGATGGTAAATAAATTGGATAGTATAAATAATACTTGCATTCTTGAAAACCGCTATGTACATAAAGATGGTAGAGTGATTGATGTTTTGGGGTCTATTAGAAAAGAAAATGAAGAAGGAGTATTATACTGTACTGCTAAAGATATTACTGAGAAAAAAGCAAATGAAACTCGCTTGAATGATTCTTTGAATCGATACAAATATCTTTTTGAGAATAATCCTGCACCCATGTTTATTTTTGACTTTAAGACATTACAATTAATTGATTGTAATATCGAAGCATTATATCTATATGGCTATGAGAGAGAAGAGTTTTTACGCTTAACATTAAAAGATATACGTCCAGCAGAAGAACTTCCCTTTTTAAAAGAAAAGACGAGTAGTGAGGAGGCATTTGGTAAAATTCTTCGTACCAAGGTTAAACACCTCAAGAAAAGTGGCGAAATAATGGTTGTGGAAACAGTAGGCCATTTGGCTGAGTTACAAGGCAATAAAGTAGTGCTGGTCCAAATCAATGATGTGACAAAAAGAGAAAAGGCACTCCAAGAGCTTAAAGATAAAGAAGCAAAACTGAGAACCGCTACCGTAATTGCTAAATTAGCTTATTGGCAATTAAATATTGATAGACAATTTTCTACTTCCGAAGAAATATTTAATGTTTTGGGGCTTCAGGAAACATCCCCTTTGAATTACGATTCATGGCTTAAACTTATACATGAAGATGATAAAAAAATATATCTAGAAGCTGAAAATGCAGTTTTTATAGATAAAAATGAGATCGATATTCAAATTAGAATTACTCCTAAAACCGAAGTGATCAAATGGGTGCACATCAAAGGCAAAGCTGTAAAAGATAGCCATGAAAATATCATTTTTCTTGAGGGAACATTGCAAGATATCAGTGAACAGAAAAAAGCACAAATTGCTTTAAATGAACGTAATTTTTTCATTGAAACTGCTTTTCAAAATCTGCCAATTGGGATTGCAGTATCAAACATGGATACTGGTAAAAATACATTGATGAATAAACAATTTGAGGAAATATATGGTTGGCCAAAGGAGGAGATGAGTGATACACCTGAGTTTTTTGGTAAGATTTACGGTGACGTAAAGCTTGGTGCAGAAGCGTTTGAACAATTTGTCGAAGATGCGAAAGGGGGGCGAACTAGCTGGGAGGATATTCAAATTACAACTAAAAGTGGTGAAAAAAGAATAATAAGAGCCAAAAACATTCCTATCTATGAGCAAAATTTTTTAATCAAAACTGTAGTAGATGATACAGAGCGAGTAAAAGCCAAAAATAATCTCATTTTGAGCAATGAGCGTTATAACCTTGTAACACAAGCTACTTCTGATGCCATTTGGGATTGGGATTTAGTGAGTAATTCGTTTTTTAGAGGAGGAAGTTTTGAAAAAATATTTGGTCATAGTGAAAGTAATTTATCATCTATTGATTCTTGGAGTGTTTATCTACACCCCGATGATGCTAATAGAGTTTTGAATGGTATTCACGCAGCCATTGAGAGTGATGCCATCAATTGGAAGGATGAATATTGTTACCAAAAAGCAGATGGAAAATATGCTTATGTATTAGATAAAGGCTTTATTCTGAGAGACAATACCGGAAAAGCTATTCGAATGGTTGGGGCAATGCAGGATATTACCGAACGTAATGAAAGAGAACAACAGTTAAAATTATTCGAATCAGTTGTTATTAATTCAAATGATGCGATTCTAATTACCGAACCAGAACCATTTGATGAGCCAGGTCCTAAAATCATGTATGCTAATAAGGCCTTTACGAAAATGACTGGTTATGAAGTGGAGGAAATTATTGGAAACACTCCTAGTATACTACAAGGTCCAAAGACGGACGCCAAAGAATTAGCTAAGTTAAGTCAAGCATTACAAAAATGGGAGTCTTGTGAAGGAACTTCTATTAATTACAAAAAAAATGGAGAAGAGTTTTGGGTGAATTTCACATTAACTCCAGTAGCCAATGAAAAGGGGTGGTTTACGCATTGGATTGCCATCGCACGTGATATTACTGAAAAAGTGAATTACGAACGTGATTTAATAGAAGCTAACAATAAGGTAATAACGACCCTCGAAAGTATCCGAGACGGTTTTTATTCTATGGATAAAAATTGGGTAGTTACCTATTGGAATAAAGAAATGGAAGTGTTAACTGAGGTTAATAGGACTGATATCATTGGCAAAAATCTGTGGGAGTATTTCCCAGATTTAGTTGAAACAAGATTTTACTTCGAATATAAAAGAGCAGTTGATGAAAATGTCGTAGTAAGATTTGAAGAATATCTTACTATTTCAGAACAATGGTTTGAAGCGAATGCTTTCCCTTCTGAAAATGGGCTAACTGTTTTTATTAGAGATATTACCGAAAGAAAACTGAATGAACAGAAAATAAAATCAGAAAGGAAACTTCTAAGAACCTTGATAGATAATTTGCCAGATTCTATTTATTTCAAAGACACCAATGCTCGTAAAGTGATCAGCAACAAAGTTGATTTACGCTTGCAGGGGGTTTCTAGTGAAGAGGAAGTTTTGAGTAAAACAGATACTGAAATTTATCCTTATAAACCATCTTGTCTTGGTTATGAACAAGATTTGGAAGTTTTAAATTCAGGAAAAGCACTTATTGACTATGAAGACTCTTTTATCAGTAATGAAGGGCAATTATCGTGGTACCTTACCTCAAAGGTTCCTGTTTATGATGATAACAAAAATATCATGGGACTTTTGGGTATCGGAAGAGATATCACCGAACGAAAACTAGCTGAGCAAAAATTAGAGGCTGTTAATAATGAACTACAAAAAAAAGTTCAACAACTGGTTATTTCCAATGCAGAACTTGAACAGTTCGCCTATGTTGCCTCGCATGATTTGCAAGAGCCTCTGCGAATGATTACCAGCTTTTTGTCGCAAATCGAAAGGAAATATAAAGATGTGATTGATGAAAAAGGTAAGCAGTATATTTACTTTGCTGTTGATGGTGCCAAAAGAATGAGACAAATTATTCTAGATTTGCTTGAGTTTTCAAGGGTCGGAAGAATGGAAGATAAGCAAGAATTGGTAAATCTAAATGATTTGGTGAATGATATCCTTATTCTTTATAGAAAGCAAATCCAAGAGAAAAAAGCGATTATTCATTTAGATACACTTCCAACGGTCAAGGCTTCCAAAAGTTCGATGCGTCAGGTGTTTCAAAACTTAATTTCCAATAGCTTAAAATACGTAAGTACAGAGGAGCGTGTGGTACCCCAAATAAAAATCACTGTTGAATCAGTGAACAATGAGTGGATGATAGCAATAAAAGACAATGGTATAGGTATTGATTCACAATATTTTGACAAGATTTTTATTATTTTCCAACGATTACACAACAAAAATGACTATTCAGGAACGGGCATAGGTCTGGCCATTACAAAAAAAATAATTGAAAATTTAGGCGGTAGAATTTGGCTCGAATCTGAGCCAAACAAAGGAAGTACATTTTATTTTACAATACCAAAACAGGAAATACATTGA
- a CDS encoding response regulator, protein MKPIHILLVEDNEGDILLTMDALEEGRISNKVSVIKDGNEAIDFLMQSGKYAAEDLPDLILLDVNLPKRNGHEVLSFIKNTESLKQIPVIMLTTSSSEIDIEKAYKGYANCYITKPFEVNDFITTVMKIADFWLSIVSLPPNSK, encoded by the coding sequence ATGAAACCCATTCATATACTTTTAGTGGAAGATAACGAAGGCGATATTTTACTCACTATGGATGCTTTAGAGGAAGGAAGAATTAGTAACAAAGTTAGTGTTATCAAAGATGGGAATGAAGCGATTGATTTTCTAATGCAATCTGGTAAATATGCTGCGGAAGATTTACCAGATTTGATTTTACTGGATGTTAATTTACCCAAGCGAAATGGTCATGAAGTGCTAAGTTTTATAAAAAATACAGAGTCACTCAAACAAATTCCTGTAATTATGCTCACCACCTCATCTTCAGAAATTGATATTGAGAAAGCTTACAAGGGTTATGCCAATTGTTATATTACGAAGCCATTTGAAGTCAACGACTTCATAACAACCGTTATGAAAATTGCTGATTTTTGGCTTAGTATCGTTTCTCTACCTCCTAATTCAAAATAA
- a CDS encoding AAA family ATPase — MSNQTQILKFIRHNPALSVSTLEKEADIPRQTITRALNEGRAIPEKHLDQLLPILSKYGYSPTLYQKARIISVVNHKGGVGKTTTTVSLGEALANRGFKVLLIDLDPQGNLSQVLGIDLPEVQVADALLDNAPFPVVQIEQNLDLAPSDIELANVEMRFHELTGGEFRLKNRMAHLLENYDYIIIDCPPSLNKLTISALTASSSCLITLLPEMSAVKGLNSIWGKISEVRRDLNATLVIDGIVFTMVKRNTVHDGIKAHVKEEVTNVKIFESEIKHLIDFQKSQIAQNAIAKFADGSEAAKCYKDFCDEYIAYLQIVK; from the coding sequence ATGAGTAACCAAACCCAAATTCTGAAATTTATCAGACATAACCCAGCTCTATCAGTTAGTACACTTGAAAAAGAAGCAGATATTCCTCGCCAAACAATTACCAGAGCCTTAAATGAAGGAAGAGCCATACCTGAGAAACATTTAGACCAACTGTTACCCATTCTTTCTAAATATGGCTACTCTCCTACCCTATACCAAAAAGCACGCATTATTTCTGTTGTGAACCACAAAGGTGGCGTCGGAAAAACTACCACAACAGTTTCCCTTGGGGAAGCATTAGCCAACCGAGGTTTCAAGGTATTACTGATTGACCTTGACCCACAAGGGAATCTGAGCCAAGTGCTTGGAATAGACTTACCAGAAGTACAAGTAGCCGATGCCTTACTTGATAACGCTCCTTTTCCGGTTGTACAAATAGAACAAAATCTCGATTTAGCCCCATCGGACATCGAGTTGGCGAATGTTGAAATGCGTTTTCATGAACTAACCGGCGGTGAGTTTCGCCTAAAAAATCGAATGGCACATTTACTCGAAAACTACGATTATATTATTATAGACTGTCCACCATCGCTCAATAAACTAACCATCTCGGCACTAACTGCCTCTTCGAGTTGCCTAATAACGCTACTACCCGAAATGTCGGCAGTTAAAGGTCTAAATTCAATTTGGGGAAAAATTTCAGAAGTACGCCGTGACCTCAATGCTACACTTGTTATCGATGGTATTGTTTTCACAATGGTCAAACGAAATACAGTACATGATGGAATAAAAGCACACGTGAAAGAGGAAGTGACTAACGTGAAGATTTTTGAATCAGAAATTAAACACTTGATTGATTTTCAAAAATCACAAATCGCACAAAATGCCATTGCCAAATTTGCGGATGGTTCTGAGGCAGCTAAATGCTATAAAGATTTCTGCGATGAATATATAGCCTATCTTCAAATTGTAAAATAA
- a CDS encoding replication initiation protein, producing the protein MTENVKARGIKFIRKSNNLVEGRYRFDIWEMRIFVKMLTMIQPNDEDFKRYRIYLKDIISEFDLEKNNRSYEELKSGAEKLASREIRIPMLSPQGEAMELFTHIASGVKSFLDNRQGKYIEIDFHPDMKPYLLQLQNKFLMYDARNVLKLPSSFSIRIYELLKQYETIGKRKLTIEELKVMLDIDDKYSLYANLKKRVILKAQEDLEKYTDIKFTFQEVKRGKSIYEIIFFISKNVDIINTRDDAKELEIHSSVTDEDLIVNEIFKVVKKFKGANKSTIEKWVEKYSVEHIQGRINFVLNQIEKGKEIRNPMGLLQKMMGETNLFDPIQEEKNIKEIQSQRLKEEQEIKLLKTQKEDLLKQNIKSLDEAKFNLIETLFNEHINLNLIFLDEFRRLREQPNTPFIVELAFDNYETDIEGIDIGSKEELLYNFKMGGSFGAFFLEWFEKRFSTEFQLLYEKFEVRI; encoded by the coding sequence ATGACTGAAAATGTAAAGGCAAGAGGAATAAAGTTTATTCGTAAATCAAACAACCTTGTTGAAGGTCGTTATAGATTTGATATTTGGGAAATGAGAATTTTTGTAAAAATGCTCACGATGATACAGCCCAATGATGAAGATTTTAAACGATATCGAATTTATCTTAAAGACATAATTTCTGAATTTGATTTAGAAAAAAATAATCGTTCGTACGAAGAATTAAAAAGTGGGGCCGAAAAGTTGGCAAGTCGCGAAATAAGAATACCGATGCTTTCTCCCCAAGGAGAAGCAATGGAATTATTTACGCATATCGCTTCTGGGGTGAAGAGTTTCTTGGATAATCGACAAGGAAAATACATAGAGATAGATTTTCATCCAGATATGAAGCCATATCTTCTACAGCTTCAGAATAAATTTTTAATGTACGATGCTCGCAATGTTTTAAAACTACCAAGCTCATTTTCGATCAGAATCTATGAATTACTTAAGCAGTACGAAACAATAGGTAAAAGAAAGTTAACGATCGAAGAATTAAAAGTAATGCTTGACATTGACGATAAATATTCCCTTTATGCAAATCTTAAAAAAAGAGTAATCTTAAAAGCACAAGAAGATTTAGAAAAATACACAGATATAAAATTTACTTTTCAAGAAGTAAAAAGGGGGAAATCAATTTATGAAATCATATTTTTTATTTCGAAAAATGTAGATATCATAAATACGCGAGATGACGCAAAAGAATTAGAGATACATTCAAGTGTGACGGATGAAGATTTAATAGTAAATGAGATTTTTAAAGTAGTAAAGAAATTTAAAGGAGCTAATAAATCAACGATTGAGAAATGGGTAGAAAAGTATTCAGTTGAACACATACAAGGACGAATTAATTTTGTATTAAATCAAATAGAAAAAGGTAAGGAGATTAGGAATCCGATGGGGCTTCTACAAAAGATGATGGGAGAAACAAATCTATTTGACCCAATTCAGGAGGAAAAGAATATTAAAGAAATTCAAAGTCAGAGGTTAAAAGAGGAACAAGAAATTAAACTTTTGAAAACCCAAAAAGAAGATTTACTAAAACAAAATATAAAGTCTTTAGATGAAGCTAAATTTAATCTGATCGAAACTTTATTCAACGAACATATAAACCTTAACTTGATTTTTTTGGATGAATTTAGAAGGCTTCGTGAGCAACCCAATACTCCGTTTATTGTTGAATTGGCATTTGATAATTACGAAACAGATATTGAGGGGATAGATATAGGAAGTAAAGAGGAATTGCTCTATAATTTTAAAATGGGAGGAAGTTTTGGGGCATTTTTTTTAGAATGGTTTGAAAAACGATTTAGTACAGAATTCCAATTATTGTATGAAAAGTTTGAAGTGAGAATATAA
- a CDS encoding nitrilase family protein — MVNLKISTAQFEAKDGDKVYNLSVIEKLTKKASEEGANVIAFHECSITGYTFARNLDKKQMLDLAELVPSGESTNELIKIAAKYNMIILAGLFEKDENDKLYKPYVCVDGNGLIAKHRKIHPFINPHVNAGESYTIFDIHGWKCGILICYDNNIIENVRATKLLGADIIFMPHVTMCTPSTRPGAGFVSPDLWKNREADPTSLRLEFDGMKGRAWLMKWLPSRAYDNAVYVIFSNAIGMDHDQLKPGLSMIIDPFGDIIAECRSFDDSFVTATVTPDKLIQAGGNRYMKARRPELYRDILGQHHTSEQKVVWLNIDEKE; from the coding sequence ATGGTCAATTTGAAAATTTCAACAGCTCAATTTGAAGCAAAAGACGGAGACAAAGTATACAATTTATCTGTTATTGAAAAGCTCACTAAAAAGGCCTCAGAAGAAGGGGCAAATGTGATTGCATTTCACGAGTGTTCTATCACTGGATACACTTTTGCAAGGAATTTAGACAAGAAACAAATGCTTGACTTAGCAGAGTTGGTGCCTAGTGGAGAAAGTACTAATGAATTAATTAAAATTGCGGCCAAGTACAACATGATTATTTTGGCCGGACTTTTTGAAAAAGATGAAAATGATAAACTCTACAAACCTTACGTCTGTGTAGATGGAAATGGCTTAATTGCAAAACACCGAAAAATTCATCCATTCATAAACCCACATGTGAACGCAGGTGAAAGCTATACTATTTTTGATATTCATGGTTGGAAATGTGGTATCTTAATTTGTTACGATAACAATATTATTGAAAATGTACGTGCCACTAAACTATTAGGTGCTGATATTATTTTTATGCCTCATGTAACAATGTGTACTCCTTCTACTCGACCAGGTGCTGGTTTTGTTAGTCCTGACCTTTGGAAAAACAGAGAAGCAGATCCGACGTCTCTAAGATTGGAATTTGATGGTATGAAAGGGAGAGCTTGGTTAATGAAATGGCTTCCATCAAGAGCTTATGACAATGCTGTGTATGTTATCTTTTCGAATGCAATTGGTATGGATCATGATCAATTAAAACCTGGGTTGTCTATGATAATTGACCCTTTTGGAGATATAATTGCTGAATGCCGCAGTTTTGATGATAGTTTTGTTACGGCTACTGTTACACCTGATAAGCTTATTCAAGCAGGCGGAAATCGTTATATGAAAGCAAGGCGTCCTGAATTGTATAGAGATATTCTTGGACAACATCATACTTCTGAGCAAAAAGTTGTTTGGCTAAATATAGACGAAAAAGAGTAG
- a CDS encoding helix-turn-helix transcriptional regulator, giving the protein MQIPPFDILKDIIKHYLFLESNGFEPQTLRLFSDGNTGIVFNSNNNLSLEFDKNILPSSFLYGQITQFKDIQSSKNLSLIIVVFQPTGIKKLLGIPAFEIKDKIISLEHIFNKESNLIEERLKEAKSINDKLNILNIFFTRIALKVLKGKEDLVTESVNFIRKSKGQISSNQLEKFTGYSQRHIERLFLDSVGISPKHFANILKLHNFLQQLKNKKSNTNLIELDYQVGYSDQSHLIKEFKKITGFTPTSYQNNVNKLAINFVTISKM; this is encoded by the coding sequence ATGCAAATTCCACCCTTCGACATATTAAAAGACATAATAAAGCATTATCTATTTTTAGAGAGTAATGGATTTGAACCACAAACTCTGCGGCTTTTTTCTGATGGGAATACTGGTATAGTTTTTAATTCCAATAATAATTTATCGCTTGAATTTGACAAAAATATCTTGCCAAGCTCCTTCCTATACGGCCAAATTACACAATTTAAAGATATTCAATCTTCAAAAAATCTATCTTTGATAATTGTTGTTTTCCAGCCAACGGGAATTAAAAAATTATTGGGAATTCCTGCTTTTGAAATTAAAGATAAAATTATCTCTTTAGAGCATATTTTTAATAAGGAAAGTAATCTGATTGAAGAGAGATTGAAGGAGGCTAAATCTATCAATGATAAATTGAATATTCTAAATATATTTTTTACTAGAATTGCTTTAAAAGTTTTAAAAGGGAAAGAAGATTTAGTAACTGAATCAGTTAATTTCATTCGTAAAAGCAAAGGACAAATTTCTAGTAATCAACTTGAAAAGTTTACGGGCTATAGCCAGCGACATATTGAAAGATTGTTTTTAGATTCTGTGGGTATTAGCCCAAAGCATTTTGCAAATATCTTAAAACTGCATAATTTTTTGCAACAGCTTAAAAATAAAAAAAGCAACACAAACTTGATTGAATTAGACTATCAAGTAGGATATTCTGATCAATCACATTTGATTAAAGAATTTAAAAAAATTACTGGATTTACGCCTACTTCCTACCAAAACAATGTAAATAAATTAGCTATAAACTTTGTCACTATATCTAAAATGTAG
- a CDS encoding acyltransferase family protein, with protein MALNKEVTKFKLPSLNGLRAISILLVIFRHLEIEYHLLLDKLPNALKPFYIFFSDGQLGVNMFFVISGFLITTLLIVEEEKTKTVSLKNFYIRRTLRIFPAYYFYLLVLLILQLTNVIYINNESWLTAVTYTKYFNWSSDWFTSHGWSLSIEEHFYLMFPLIFTFGDKIRKRASLFLILIVPVIKVLVHFYPVSWINDYTIFKRIDALVIGCVIAFYKDSLLNLLDKHFKTWFYLSLVILFVIGFLPGIGERLNLNLDFIIIPFGSRYGTFANICIGVVLLYSIYGHKGIWFKLLNTKVLDYIGLLSYSIYLWQQLFISGSSLSWASSFPLNILFFISAALFSYYCIEKPFLKFKDKFQKT; from the coding sequence ATGGCATTAAATAAAGAGGTCACTAAATTCAAATTACCAAGTCTAAATGGGCTGAGAGCAATCAGTATCTTATTAGTAATTTTTCGCCACTTAGAAATAGAGTATCATCTACTTTTAGACAAGCTACCAAACGCACTAAAACCTTTTTATATTTTCTTTTCAGATGGACAATTAGGTGTCAATATGTTTTTTGTTATTTCTGGTTTCTTAATTACGACCTTACTCATCGTTGAAGAAGAAAAAACAAAAACAGTTTCACTGAAAAACTTTTATATCAGACGTACATTAAGAATATTTCCTGCATATTATTTCTATCTACTTGTTTTATTGATTTTGCAATTAACTAATGTTATTTATATCAATAATGAGTCTTGGCTTACGGCTGTCACATACACAAAATATTTTAATTGGTCTTCAGATTGGTTTACTTCACACGGTTGGTCATTGAGTATAGAAGAACATTTTTATCTGATGTTTCCACTCATATTTACATTTGGCGACAAGATAAGAAAACGTGCATCCCTTTTTCTCATACTAATTGTTCCTGTTATCAAAGTTTTAGTTCATTTCTATCCAGTTTCTTGGATAAACGATTACACAATTTTCAAAAGAATTGATGCATTAGTAATTGGCTGTGTGATTGCTTTTTACAAAGACAGTTTACTAAATTTATTGGATAAACATTTTAAAACTTGGTTTTACTTATCACTCGTAATACTTTTTGTAATTGGATTTTTACCTGGAATTGGAGAAAGATTAAATCTGAATTTAGACTTTATAATAATTCCTTTTGGCTCACGTTACGGAACATTTGCAAATATCTGTATTGGGGTTGTTCTTCTATATTCTATCTACGGTCATAAAGGAATTTGGTTTAAGTTACTCAACACCAAAGTGCTTGACTATATTGGGCTACTCTCGTATAGCATTTATCTTTGGCAACAACTTTTTATTAGTGGTAGTAGCTTATCTTGGGCATCATCTTTCCCTTTAAATATATTGTTTTTCATCAGTGCTGCTTTATTCTCGTATTACTGCATTGAAAAACCATTTTTGAAGTTTAAAGACAAATTTCAGAAAACGTAA
- a CDS encoding cupin domain-containing protein: MPSKGQILNNPATGDVYEFLETAKDTNGQRVTIKMTLKSKGELVPNHYHALQEEHFEVISGKLTILLDGKTQVLKQGDKITLPKNKPHNHYNNDTETVVFKQSVSPALDFDYLLENIIGLTIDGKMPNGKAGLIQELVTLKYLDSKSYLANIPQGIQMFLMNVVGPIGRMFGYRAIYKKYSDIEK; encoded by the coding sequence ATGCCATCTAAAGGACAGATTTTAAACAATCCAGCCACTGGAGACGTCTATGAGTTTTTAGAAACCGCTAAAGATACCAATGGACAACGAGTTACAATAAAAATGACTCTTAAATCGAAAGGTGAATTGGTTCCTAATCATTATCACGCACTACAAGAGGAACATTTTGAAGTTATTTCTGGCAAATTGACAATATTACTTGATGGTAAGACACAAGTATTGAAACAAGGTGATAAGATTACTTTACCGAAAAACAAGCCACACAATCATTATAATAATGACACAGAAACCGTTGTTTTTAAGCAATCAGTTTCGCCGGCATTGGACTTTGATTACTTATTAGAAAATATTATTGGACTTACTATTGATGGAAAAATGCCAAATGGAAAAGCAGGATTAATTCAAGAGTTAGTAACCTTAAAATATTTGGATAGCAAAAGTTACCTTGCCAATATCCCACAAGGAATACAAATGTTTTTAATGAATGTTGTAGGCCCAATTGGACGTATGTTTGGATATAGAGCTATCTACAAAAAATATTCTGACATAGAAAAATAA